Proteins from one Blastocatellia bacterium genomic window:
- a CDS encoding carboxypeptidase regulatory-like domain-containing protein, with the protein MRREIFSRLIILIALGLSTATTGAQELTATIFGRVTDPTGAVVPGVEVVVKNMDTGLSRSVRTDAEGNYVVTYLPIGRYQLTVEAPGFKRFVRENIVLSVNDRVALNVTLQLGEIQETVTVTAEEVLVQQSPTISGLVSGRQMTELPLNNRNFVQLTYLVPGVSSALPSQVGFGGLTTISISVSGSRTSGINWLVDGGRNVDTGSNLTLFNYPSVDAVAEFRILTNVYSAEFGRNAGGVVNIITKSGTREFHGGAYHFLRNDVIAAREPFRFTPPIVGRTSLKPPLRYNNFGWNIGGPVTLFGYNKQRDKTFFFFSQEFRRIREFTTPRTTVPTAAMRRGDFSGFPAIRDPRTGQPFPGNIIPPDRIDPNARIIVEQLFPLPNAAAEGDPRFYRPTLAQPVNFRQELWRVDHTFTPNFRMWVRYIRDIFSRIEPGGLFNAILLPDVATTATDTPAVNFKVAATRVHGARAVSEFAYDFSRNQIISDIIGRGKRSVLGLRIPEIFPGNRDLVPNISISGFATISFFGPYRNGNPSHSFTYNFTYTTGRHTFKTGAFVATERKFENAGSNPVDGSFTFEGRFTGNAFADFLLGLATTYTEDQVDVNLDLRYNTYEFYVQDSWKVRPNLTLDFGVRFSMFGNPVEKNNLLQTFRPDLYRPERAVRLDSRGFIIPGSGDRFNGMIFAGENSPFGRRVQENNFDLVGPRFGFAWDPSGRGKAVLRGGYGIYYDRSLTGITLQNGFVNPKANQRVTIDNALLSNPAAGVTRDTILPISLLTTGFPFRAPTMQQWNLSYQREIFPQTLFEIGYVGSGGNNLLRLININQPRPLEANRVGGVVNLVRPYLGYALIQERQTTGISRYHSLQMSIQKRMSRGFQIGGVYTWGKNMTNASTDRSDAPQDSLNIRAERAPSSFQRQHVLTISYIWELPALREAHPAVRAILGGWQLSGITTFWSGLPFTVVQSGDTLLVGPFPAGGTTRPDLIANPRLPKGQRTAARWFNTDAFRRATTTFGTAGRNIIRAAGVNNWDISLMKNFALTEQVRLQFRAEFFNAFNHTQLGTPGATLGVAGFGSISSARDPRIIQFGLKLSF; encoded by the coding sequence ATGCGGAGAGAAATTTTCTCTCGCCTTATCATCCTCATCGCTCTCGGACTCTCGACGGCCACCACCGGTGCGCAAGAGCTGACGGCAACCATCTTCGGCCGCGTGACGGATCCGACGGGGGCCGTCGTTCCTGGCGTTGAGGTCGTGGTGAAAAACATGGACACGGGGCTCTCGCGCAGCGTGCGCACGGATGCCGAGGGGAACTACGTGGTGACGTATCTGCCGATCGGAAGATACCAACTCACGGTCGAAGCTCCGGGATTCAAGCGCTTCGTGCGGGAGAACATCGTCTTGTCGGTTAATGACCGCGTCGCCCTCAACGTGACGCTGCAACTGGGAGAGATTCAAGAGACGGTCACCGTCACCGCAGAAGAGGTGCTCGTTCAGCAAAGTCCCACCATCAGTGGACTCGTCTCTGGCCGACAGATGACCGAGCTGCCCCTGAACAACCGAAACTTCGTGCAGTTGACGTATCTGGTGCCAGGCGTCTCCTCGGCCTTACCGAGTCAGGTGGGCTTTGGCGGACTCACCACGATTTCGATCTCCGTCAGTGGGAGCCGCACCAGCGGCATCAACTGGCTTGTGGACGGCGGGCGTAACGTGGACACGGGATCGAATCTGACGCTCTTCAATTATCCCAGCGTGGATGCCGTGGCGGAGTTTCGCATCCTCACCAACGTCTACAGCGCGGAGTTCGGGCGCAATGCCGGAGGTGTTGTGAACATCATCACCAAGTCGGGGACGCGGGAGTTTCATGGCGGCGCCTATCACTTCCTGCGCAATGATGTGATCGCGGCGCGCGAGCCGTTTCGGTTCACCCCGCCCATCGTGGGGCGCACGAGCTTGAAGCCACCGCTGCGCTATAACAACTTCGGGTGGAACATCGGCGGGCCGGTCACGCTCTTCGGCTACAACAAGCAGCGCGACAAGACGTTCTTCTTCTTCTCGCAGGAGTTCCGCCGCATTCGGGAATTCACGACGCCGCGAACGACCGTCCCGACGGCCGCCATGCGTCGAGGGGATTTCTCAGGTTTTCCGGCCATCCGAGATCCGCGGACGGGGCAGCCCTTCCCCGGGAATATCATTCCCCCGGATCGCATTGATCCCAACGCTCGGATCATCGTGGAGCAACTCTTCCCCCTCCCCAACGCAGCCGCAGAAGGAGACCCACGCTTCTACCGTCCCACGTTGGCGCAGCCGGTCAATTTCCGCCAAGAGCTGTGGCGCGTGGATCACACGTTCACGCCCAACTTCCGCATGTGGGTGCGGTACATCCGGGACATCTTCTCGCGCATAGAGCCAGGGGGATTGTTCAACGCCATCCTCTTGCCGGATGTCGCGACGACGGCCACCGATACGCCGGCTGTCAACTTCAAAGTGGCGGCCACGCGCGTCCATGGAGCGCGAGCCGTGAGCGAATTCGCCTATGACTTCTCCCGCAACCAGATCATCAGCGACATCATCGGGCGCGGCAAGCGCAGCGTTCTGGGCTTGAGGATCCCTGAGATCTTCCCCGGCAATCGCGATCTCGTGCCCAACATCTCCATCTCCGGTTTCGCGACGATCAGCTTCTTCGGCCCCTATCGGAACGGGAATCCCAGCCACTCGTTCACCTACAACTTCACCTACACGACGGGGAGGCACACGTTCAAGACCGGCGCCTTCGTGGCGACAGAGCGGAAGTTCGAGAACGCTGGCAGCAATCCCGTGGACGGTTCGTTCACGTTCGAGGGGCGCTTCACGGGCAACGCGTTTGCTGATTTCCTGCTCGGCCTCGCGACGACGTACACTGAGGATCAGGTGGACGTGAATTTGGACCTCCGATACAACACCTACGAGTTCTACGTGCAGGACAGTTGGAAGGTGCGGCCGAACCTGACGCTCGACTTCGGCGTTCGCTTCTCGATGTTCGGTAATCCGGTGGAGAAGAACAATCTCCTGCAGACGTTCCGACCCGATCTCTACCGTCCGGAGCGCGCCGTGCGGTTGGATTCGCGCGGCTTCATCATTCCGGGCAGTGGAGATCGCTTCAACGGGATGATCTTCGCCGGGGAGAACTCTCCCTTCGGGCGACGTGTGCAGGAGAACAACTTCGACCTCGTGGGCCCACGCTTCGGTTTCGCGTGGGATCCGTCCGGACGCGGGAAGGCTGTCTTGCGCGGCGGATATGGCATCTACTACGATCGCTCGCTGACGGGGATCACGCTGCAGAACGGGTTCGTCAATCCCAAGGCGAACCAGCGCGTGACTATTGACAATGCGTTGCTCAGCAATCCGGCGGCCGGGGTCACTCGCGACACGATCCTGCCCATCAGCTTGCTCACGACGGGCTTCCCCTTCCGCGCGCCGACCATGCAGCAGTGGAACCTGAGCTATCAGCGGGAGATCTTCCCCCAGACGCTCTTCGAGATCGGCTACGTGGGCTCGGGTGGCAACAATCTCCTGCGGCTGATCAACATCAATCAACCGCGTCCTCTGGAGGCCAACAGAGTGGGCGGCGTCGTCAACCTGGTGCGTCCCTATCTCGGATACGCGCTCATTCAGGAGCGTCAGACGACGGGCATCTCGCGCTATCACTCGCTGCAGATGTCCATTCAGAAGCGCATGAGCCGGGGGTTCCAGATCGGCGGGGTCTACACCTGGGGCAAGAACATGACTAATGCTTCGACGGATCGTTCCGATGCCCCGCAGGATTCGCTCAACATCCGCGCCGAGCGCGCGCCATCTTCGTTCCAGCGGCAGCACGTGCTGACGATCAGCTACATCTGGGAATTACCCGCCTTACGAGAAGCCCATCCGGCCGTGCGTGCTATTCTGGGCGGCTGGCAGCTCTCGGGCATCACCACCTTCTGGAGCGGTCTGCCCTTCACCGTCGTGCAGTCCGGAGACACGCTGCTGGTTGGGCCGTTCCCCGCTGGTGGGACGACGCGTCCGGATCTGATCGCGAATCCGCGCTTGCCGAAGGGTCAGCGCACCGCTGCTCGGTGGTTCAACACCGATGCCTTCCGGCGCGCGACGACGACCTTCGGGACTGCGGGACGCAACATCATTCGCGCGGCTGGCGTCAACAACTGGGACATTAGCCTCATGAAGAACTTCGCGCTCACCGAGCAAGTGCGGCTGCAGTTCCGCGCTGAGTTCTTCAACGCCTTCAATCACACGCAACTGGGGACGCCGGGCGCGACCTTGGGCGTCGCCGGATTTGGCTCCATCAGCAGCGCGCGCGATCCGCGCATCATCCAGTTCGGCTTGAAGCTCTCCTTCTGA
- a CDS encoding HEAT repeat domain-containing protein — translation MGILLLVSLHSGGLAQTTEELIANLQSPLAKTRLEAARKLGERRQREAAEPLARVLRTDARADVRREAARALGLIKDEATIPALLAALADANRDVRRAAILALVSFYIETNIEFITAERRGWQILNPFLSTYEATLVEPETSVDERIIQGLLRVAQSDGDLGVRYAAIRALGVLRATTIVPQLGRLFVGHSALRVEILKTFMKLGDPSAGPYIIPFLNDSDAAVRKSALIAVGLLRVTEAVPKLIEVFERPRDEETARLALEALALIGDRAAEKIFLQNLEHPLPERRRFAAEGLGRLGDTAYVERISRLRLQERDRSAQLAQAFALYRLGRREFLEAIFQELDGGHHAQAAAYLLEVEPQDLYPFLQRGSPRARRAVTEALGRTGSREAIEHLRPLLRAEDPDLVNAANLAIQRIERRERAKSVSPEPRTRPRRVGKPNASS, via the coding sequence ATGGGAATCCTGCTGCTCGTGAGCCTCCACAGTGGAGGACTCGCGCAGACGACCGAAGAGTTGATCGCCAATCTCCAGAGCCCGCTCGCGAAGACGCGCTTGGAGGCCGCGCGAAAACTCGGTGAGCGCCGACAGCGCGAAGCCGCTGAGCCTTTGGCGCGCGTTCTTCGGACCGATGCCCGCGCCGATGTGCGTCGAGAAGCAGCGCGCGCTCTCGGCCTCATCAAGGACGAAGCGACCATACCCGCGCTACTGGCCGCCCTCGCGGATGCCAACCGCGATGTGCGTCGCGCGGCGATCCTCGCCTTGGTCAGCTTCTACATCGAGACGAACATCGAGTTCATCACGGCCGAGCGCCGCGGCTGGCAGATCTTGAATCCCTTCTTGAGCACATACGAAGCGACCCTCGTGGAGCCAGAGACGAGCGTGGATGAGCGGATCATTCAGGGTCTTCTGCGCGTCGCTCAGAGCGATGGGGATCTCGGCGTGCGTTACGCGGCTATCCGCGCGCTGGGCGTGCTCCGCGCTACGACAATTGTTCCCCAACTCGGCCGACTGTTCGTCGGCCACAGCGCTCTTCGGGTCGAGATCCTGAAGACATTCATGAAGCTCGGCGATCCCAGCGCCGGACCCTACATCATCCCCTTCCTCAACGATTCCGATGCTGCTGTGCGAAAGTCAGCCCTCATTGCCGTCGGGCTCTTGCGCGTCACGGAAGCCGTGCCGAAGCTCATCGAGGTGTTCGAGCGCCCGCGGGATGAGGAGACAGCGCGCTTAGCTCTGGAAGCGCTGGCGCTCATTGGAGATCGCGCCGCCGAGAAGATTTTCCTCCAGAATCTCGAACACCCGCTTCCTGAACGGCGTCGGTTCGCCGCCGAAGGGTTGGGGCGACTCGGCGACACGGCCTACGTCGAACGCATCTCGCGCCTGCGGTTGCAAGAGCGAGATCGCAGCGCGCAACTGGCCCAAGCCTTCGCTCTGTATCGGCTGGGCCGACGGGAATTCTTGGAGGCGATCTTCCAAGAACTCGATGGGGGGCATCACGCGCAAGCGGCCGCCTATCTGCTTGAAGTCGAACCGCAAGACCTCTACCCCTTCCTCCAGCGCGGCAGTCCGCGGGCGCGGCGCGCGGTCACAGAAGCTCTCGGGCGCACCGGCTCCCGTGAAGCCATTGAACATCTCAGGCCGTTGCTCCGCGCCGAAGACCCGGATCTGGTGAACGCTGCCAATCTCGCCATCCAACGCATCGAGCGCCGAGAGCGTGCGAAATCGGTTTCGCCTGAGCCCCGTACGCGTCCCCGACGCGTGGGAAAGCCGAATGCAAGCTCGTAA
- the def gene encoding peptide deformylase, whose product MVRDILKYGDPRLTRPSEPVTEFTGELRQLVEDMFETMYAARGVGLAAPQIGINRRIFVMDCSGGRDAQQKVVLINPEILATEGEVVEEEGCLSLPGLYAKVARPSRVLVRGLDLQEREITLDVTGLAARCVCHEVDHLDGRLYISRLSPLKRDLLERKIRKMIKAGEW is encoded by the coding sequence TTGGTTCGCGACATCCTCAAGTACGGCGATCCGCGACTCACGCGGCCTTCGGAACCGGTGACCGAATTCACCGGTGAGCTTCGGCAGCTCGTCGAGGATATGTTCGAAACGATGTATGCGGCGCGCGGAGTCGGCTTAGCTGCTCCGCAGATTGGAATCAATCGCCGGATCTTCGTCATGGACTGCAGCGGCGGTCGCGACGCCCAGCAGAAGGTCGTGCTCATCAATCCCGAGATCCTCGCGACCGAGGGAGAGGTCGTCGAAGAGGAGGGATGCTTGAGCCTGCCGGGGCTTTATGCGAAGGTCGCGCGTCCCTCGCGCGTGCTGGTGCGCGGACTCGATCTCCAGGAGCGGGAGATCACGTTGGACGTGACGGGCTTGGCCGCTCGCTGCGTATGCCACGAGGTGGATCATCTGGATGGACGGCTCTACATCTCCCGCCTGAGCCCGCTCAAGCGCGATCTCCTGGAGCGCAAGATCCGAAAGATGATCAAAGCTGGGGAATGGTGA
- the fmt gene encoding methionyl-tRNA formyltransferase translates to MRVIFMGTPEAAVPTLQRILSEHEVLAVFTQPDRPVGRHQVLTPPPVKEVAQAHGIPVYQPEKLKTNEEVHALIRALSPEVIVVVAYGKILPGWLLSIPPLGCVNVHFSLLPKYRGAAPVQWAIAMGETVTGVTTMLMDEGLDTGPILLQRACEIGPEETAPEVTERLAHMGAELLSETLEGLRVGRIEPKPQEEAQASWAPLLRREHGWVDWTLPAEAIRNRIRGFQPWPGAWTTLHGARLILWKAQADVGRPGEELSFPPGTVSAIERDAFVVACGEGTRLRITEVQLEGRRRLPAGEFLKGARLSVGLRLGQEGPPAAS, encoded by the coding sequence ATGCGCGTCATCTTCATGGGAACGCCTGAGGCGGCCGTGCCAACGCTCCAGCGGATCCTTTCCGAGCATGAGGTCCTCGCCGTCTTCACGCAGCCGGATCGGCCTGTCGGGCGACACCAAGTCCTCACGCCGCCACCGGTGAAAGAAGTCGCGCAAGCCCATGGGATCCCCGTCTATCAGCCGGAGAAGCTGAAGACAAACGAGGAGGTGCACGCACTCATTCGTGCGCTCTCGCCGGAGGTGATCGTCGTCGTCGCCTATGGGAAAATTCTGCCGGGATGGTTGCTTAGCATCCCGCCGCTCGGATGCGTGAACGTGCATTTCTCGCTCTTGCCCAAGTATCGGGGAGCGGCGCCAGTGCAATGGGCTATCGCTATGGGTGAGACGGTCACGGGGGTGACGACGATGCTCATGGATGAAGGCTTGGATACGGGGCCGATCCTCCTTCAGCGCGCGTGTGAGATCGGCCCTGAGGAGACGGCGCCGGAGGTGACCGAGCGATTGGCGCACATGGGGGCGGAGTTGCTCTCGGAAACCCTCGAGGGGTTGCGCGTAGGGCGCATTGAACCGAAACCACAGGAGGAGGCGCAGGCGTCATGGGCGCCGCTGCTCCGGCGTGAGCACGGATGGGTGGATTGGACGTTGCCCGCGGAGGCGATCCGTAACCGAATTCGAGGATTTCAGCCGTGGCCCGGCGCCTGGACGACGCTTCACGGCGCGCGCTTGATCCTGTGGAAAGCGCAGGCCGATGTCGGTCGGCCAGGCGAGGAACTCTCGTTTCCTCCGGGGACCGTGAGCGCCATCGAACGCGACGCCTTCGTCGTCGCTTGTGGTGAGGGCACGCGGTTGCGCATCACCGAAGTACAGCTTGAGGGGCGACGACGTCTGCCCGCGGGCGAATTCCTGAAAGGCGCGCGGCTTTCGGTTGGTCTGCGACTCGGTCAAGAGGGCCCCCCTGCCGCTTCATGA